Within Marinomonas mediterranea MMB-1, the genomic segment CCCATACACTAGCCACATAAACACGCCGCTAGTGAAGACTGTATACATACTCAACGAAATCCCGTCGATATTACGAGTCTTAATGATGGCCCACACCTGTGGCACAAATGAGAACGTGGTACTGAAGGCTGCAAGCAACCCAATAATCGTCATAGTGTCCA encodes:
- a CDS encoding SemiSWEET transporter — translated: MDTMTIIGLLAAFSTTFSFVPQVWAIIKTRNIDGISLSMYTVFTSGVFMWLVYGILAKDMPIIIANAITFSLAFTVLCLTIRLKRKLERNTASDDMSGVSLSQ